From a region of the Hypanus sabinus isolate sHypSab1 chromosome 2, sHypSab1.hap1, whole genome shotgun sequence genome:
- the LOC132385485 gene encoding organic solute transporter subunit alpha-like, giving the protein MSNCSHSFPRSEDQIKGFTAGDVVVTVMLNIVAIVIYAIFIELWIYLNKNIVNDAIKEKTLLVLGLFPVTTIAYQLGIFVPRAGTLIDFVAAVYTSISLFGFFHLAITYLGGVTEAIDKLQYVEASLNVGPCCCCCICLPKVKITRKTYRILRFGILQTLILQPVLQFISAVLWADGKYDNGEVNSTNPIFYIKILLNISALMSLYVFNLLLKTAFGIVEAGYHLVAKYVIIIVYIILCNLQPLILSWLATYNIIPCVSLYSSKGRASQIDHHLKILEMFILLLVSRKYYRKRMPEASPLYFENPLHNMP; this is encoded by the exons ATGTCAAACTGCAGTCACAGCTTTCCGAGGTCTGAAGATCAAATCAAAG GTTTCACAGCTGGTGATGTTGTTGTCACAGTAATGCTTAATATAGTAGCAATTGTCATTTATGCCATCTTCATTGAGCTATGGATCTATTTGAACAAAAACATTGTAAATGATGCAATTAAAGAGAAGACCCTCCTAGTCCTTGGCTTATTTCCA GTAACTACAATTGCCTATCAGCTGGGCATATTTGTTCCACGAGCTGGAACTTTGatcgactttgtggcagcagt CTATACAAGTATATCTTTGTTTGGTTTCTTTCACCTTGCTATAACTTACCTTGGTGGAGTAACTGAAGCTATTGATAAGCTGCAGTATGTGGAGGCATCTCTAAATGTGGGcccttgttgttgttgttgcataTGTCTTCCAAAGGTTAAGATAACCAG AAAAACTTACAGAATCCTTCGATTTGGCATCTTACAGACATTAATTCTGCAACCAGTGCTTCAGTTTATTTCTGCTGTTTTGTGGGCTGATGGGAAATATGACAATGGAGAG GTCAATTCAACCAACCCTATATTCTACATTAAGATCCTGCTCAATATATCTGCATTAATGTCCCTGTATGTATTTAATCTGTTGCTGAAGACTGCATTTGGAATTGTAGAAGCAGGCTATCATCTTGTGGCTAAATATGTAATCATTATTGTCTACATCATCCTCTGCAATTTACAACCACTAATCCTTAGCTGGCTTGCAACCTACAACATCATTCCCTGTGTCAGTTTGTATTCCTCAAAAGGCAGAGCTTCAC AAATAGATCACCATCTGAAAATCCTGGAAATGTTTATACTTCTTCTTGTATCCAGAAAGTACTATCGGAAACGCATGCCAGAAGCTTCACCACTGTACTTTGAAAACCCACTTCACAATATGCCTTGA